The following proteins are co-located in the Cupriavidus pauculus genome:
- a CDS encoding tartrate dehydrogenase, whose protein sequence is MSQYKIAVIPGDGIGTEVMPEGIRVMDAAARRFGVDFQWDHFDFSSYAYFERHGKMLPDDWFDTLVKYDAIYFGAVGWPQKMPDHVSLWGSLLQFRRSFDQYVNLRPVRLMPGIKSPLADRKPGDIDFYVVRENTEGEYSSIGGRMFPNTEREIVVQETVMSRHGVDRILKFAFELARKRPKQHLTSATKSNGISITMPYWDERVEAMAANYPGLKVDKYHIDILTAHFVQHPDWFDVVVASNLFGDILSDLGPACTGTIGVAPSGNINPDRVYPSLFEPVHGSAPDIAGKGIANPIGQIWCGAMMLEHLGHADAGAAVLQAIEQVLAAGPGHAPLTRDIGGTASTADLGQAIAEAL, encoded by the coding sequence ATGAGTCAATACAAGATCGCTGTCATTCCCGGAGACGGAATTGGAACGGAAGTGATGCCGGAAGGCATCCGCGTCATGGACGCCGCCGCGCGCCGCTTTGGCGTCGACTTCCAGTGGGACCATTTCGACTTTTCCAGCTACGCCTACTTCGAGCGCCACGGCAAGATGCTGCCGGACGACTGGTTCGACACGCTGGTCAAGTACGACGCGATCTACTTTGGCGCGGTGGGCTGGCCGCAGAAGATGCCCGACCACGTGTCGCTGTGGGGCTCGCTGCTGCAGTTCCGGCGGTCGTTCGACCAGTACGTGAACCTGCGGCCCGTGCGGCTGATGCCCGGCATCAAGAGCCCGCTGGCCGACCGCAAGCCCGGCGACATCGACTTCTACGTGGTGCGCGAGAACACCGAGGGCGAGTATTCCAGCATCGGCGGGCGGATGTTTCCGAACACCGAGCGCGAAATTGTGGTGCAGGAGACCGTGATGAGCCGGCACGGCGTGGACCGCATCCTCAAGTTCGCGTTCGAACTGGCCCGGAAACGGCCGAAGCAGCATCTCACGTCGGCCACCAAGTCCAACGGCATCTCGATCACGATGCCGTACTGGGACGAGCGCGTGGAGGCCATGGCGGCCAACTATCCCGGCCTGAAGGTGGACAAGTACCACATCGACATCCTGACCGCCCACTTCGTGCAGCATCCGGACTGGTTCGACGTGGTGGTGGCCAGCAACCTGTTCGGCGACATCCTGTCAGACCTGGGCCCGGCCTGCACGGGCACGATCGGCGTGGCGCCGTCGGGCAACATCAACCCGGACCGCGTGTACCCGAGCCTGTTCGAGCCGGTGCACGGCTCGGCGCCCGACATCGCGGGCAAGGGCATTGCCAACCCGATCGGCCAGATCTGGTGCGGCGCGATGATGCTGGAGCACCTGGGCCATGCCGATGCCGGCGCGGCCGTGCTGCAGGCCATCGAGCAGGTGCTGGCCGCCGGCCCGGGCCACGCGCCGCTGACGCGCGACATTGGCGGCACGGCGTCCACGGCCGACCTGGGCCAGGCCATCGCGGAGGCGCTATGA
- a CDS encoding glycerate kinase type-2 family protein, translated as MTFQGCPRTLLLESFRAAVAAADPLEIVAGHLPPPHAGGRTLVVGAGKAAASMALAVERAYEGKATLEGVVVTRYAHGLPTQHIRVIEAGHPVPDEAGEQAAADILAQVQSLGPDDRLIVLVSGGGSSLLSLPAEGIPMADLKATTRELLRCGAPITDMNIVRKHVSRIQGGRLAQASRAPVTTLIVSDVAGDDPSAIASGPTVPDPSTYADALAILKRYGATVPASVQSHLERGARGEIAETPKPGDPLFARVDNRMIATAHGSLEAAAALFRRQGIQPVVLGDTVTGEAQEVARVYAALVREIRQYNAPFSAPVVLISGGECTVTLPSGGAQQARGGRCSEFLLSLGIELGGAADIHAIAADTDGIDGSEDNAGALLAPDSLARAEAASVSARHLLDAHDAWGFFDAIGDLVVTGPTRTNVNDYRAILIL; from the coding sequence ATGACATTCCAGGGCTGCCCCCGCACCTTGCTGCTCGAAAGCTTTCGCGCCGCCGTGGCCGCCGCGGACCCGCTGGAAATCGTCGCCGGCCACCTGCCGCCGCCCCACGCGGGCGGGCGCACGCTGGTGGTGGGCGCCGGCAAGGCGGCCGCGTCGATGGCGCTGGCCGTCGAGCGCGCCTACGAAGGCAAGGCCACGCTCGAAGGCGTGGTCGTCACGCGCTACGCGCACGGCCTGCCGACGCAGCACATCCGCGTGATCGAGGCCGGCCACCCGGTGCCCGACGAGGCCGGCGAACAGGCCGCCGCCGATATCCTGGCCCAGGTGCAGTCGCTGGGCCCCGACGACCGGCTCATCGTGCTGGTATCGGGCGGCGGGTCGAGCCTGCTGTCGCTGCCGGCCGAAGGCATTCCGATGGCCGACCTGAAGGCCACCACGCGCGAACTGCTGCGCTGCGGCGCGCCGATCACCGACATGAACATCGTGCGCAAGCATGTCTCGCGCATCCAGGGCGGGCGGCTCGCGCAGGCCAGCCGGGCGCCGGTGACCACGCTGATCGTCTCCGACGTGGCCGGCGACGACCCCAGCGCCATCGCCTCGGGCCCCACCGTGCCGGACCCCAGCACCTATGCCGATGCGCTGGCGATCCTCAAGCGCTATGGCGCGACGGTGCCGGCCAGCGTCCAGTCGCACCTTGAACGCGGCGCGCGCGGCGAGATCGCCGAAACGCCAAAACCGGGCGATCCCCTGTTCGCCCGCGTCGACAACCGCATGATCGCCACGGCCCACGGCAGCCTGGAGGCGGCCGCCGCGCTGTTCCGCCGCCAGGGCATCCAGCCCGTGGTGCTGGGCGACACCGTGACCGGCGAGGCGCAGGAAGTGGCGCGCGTGTACGCGGCGCTGGTGCGCGAGATTCGCCAGTACAATGCGCCGTTCTCCGCGCCGGTGGTGCTGATCTCCGGGGGTGAATGCACCGTCACATTGCCCAGCGGCGGCGCGCAGCAGGCGCGCGGCGGGCGCTGTTCGGAATTCCTGCTGTCGCTGGGGATCGAGCTGGGCGGCGCGGCCGACATCCACGCCATCGCGGCCGATACGGACGGCATCGACGGCTCGGAAGACAACGCCGGCGCGCTGCTGGCGCCCGATTCGCTGGCGCGGGCCGAAGCGGCCAGCGTGTCCGCCCGGCACCTGCTCGACGCCCACGACGCCTGGGGCTTCTTCGATGCCATCGGCGACCTCGTGGTGACCGGCCCCACGCGCACCAACGTCAACGATTACCGCGCCATCCTGATTCTCTAA